CAGTCGGTCAGCGTAAACAAGCACGGCGCGGGTATAGACAATTCAATTCATATCAAATCTTATATGGTGTTAGCATTAGACTTCCACCCTCCACACGATGTTGCCATCGGCGCCATCATGTGACTTCTCCAGTGCCGCGACCTTGGCCCGACGATTCCCAGCCACGGTGTTCTCCCCTCTTTCTCCCTGAGGTAGCTCACAGGCTTCGCTGATGGACCCACGTTTTATATCAGCCGGAGGGATAAAACAATCCATAGAGAGACCAGGAACATTAAAGGCAACCTCCTCGAtggtccaagcctcctccatcctggTTTTCGTGTGGCTCATGGCCACTTCACCGAACCGAAAAAGAGTGACAACCGAGTGACCAGAGTGGGCAATCATCATGCCATCGACCGGGCGATAATCGTCGATGAAGGAGTTGATGGAGGTTTCCCAGTAAGCAGCATCACCGCCGGCACTTGCTTGGATTCGAGTCAGATGTGAATCCTCAATATGGATGAGTAGTCCCGTTCTCTGGCTAAAGTAACCAAATAAGACATGCCTAATGACCTCGGCAGGTCCCTCGCTCCTTGCTCTGAACGTCTGTGGATCCGCACATAGCTTGAGGATGAAGCAATCCTCCCCGTTGACCTTCTTCTCCCCAATGCATCGTGCATTGGCGAACATGCTAGCTGTGGTCAGCGGATCAAGACCCTATTTCGTATAGCAACACAGAACCATCTCGATCATCTATCATAGTCAAAGCAATCCATCAAACACAAGGTGAAATAGGGTCATCTTCTATACCTGAAGAGCCCGACGAAGGGGCCGGACAGGGCCCTTGGCGGCATGGGCACCGAGCCATGGTGTGTGGCGCCAAACTAGCTTCCCATTACAACCGGCACGGACCTTGCTGCCACCGGCTGCGAGCTCCACATACCACATGTCAGGTGCCATCTGCCAGAGGACGAAGCTACCGGACTCTGCATCCCTGGATGCATTCCTCTTCCTGACGATCTTGGTGGCCATCTCGAGCTCGGTTGCCACCATCCTTACCTTCCCCATTGCGTAAGCATTCCTGACGGAGCTCAGCAACTTCAGACCTCCTGATGCCGCTGTATACTGCTGAAGGATGTACTGCGCCGACGACGTCTCCTGCAACAACAAATCGAGAGGAGTTACTCACAAACCAAAGCAAGGATCGATTACAAACATGTAACCAATTGGAAACGAGATGCATTTATCACAGTGCATCATGAATTAATTGTCTATTGAATCATTAAATAGGGAAAATTCGCATGAATGAAAGATATTGCCACGAAATCCTATGAAGAAACAAGTTGATCAAAATGCACATCCGTTACATCAAACAGAGGCACAGTATTCTCGATAACCTAAGTAAAGTCTTGAAGATAAAGCCAATATCTTTGCCACACCATATAATTCGATGTTAAGGACAAACATAAATGATGGCAAGATATGATAATCCAGGGAAGGAAGAAGGATAGGAGCGCTCACGATGGGAGTATCCTTGATACTAAGGTGAGGAAGCGGGTCGGTGGAGCAGACGTGGATGGGGGCGAGGGGCGCCGCCATGACCCCAAGAAGAAGCCGGAGGTCCGAAGGCCGGCacgaggcggcggcggaggtggaTACGGATGGCGCCCGGGAGAGCTGTCCCTTCACCCACTGCCCCCACCCCCGCTCCTTGCGCGCCtcatccccctccccctcccccgaaTCAGGGCCCTCCATCAGCGGCGCCAGGCTCCCGGATCTCGGCACCGCCGGTCCCCCCACCATCCCGCgccgcctccaccgccgccgcggcAGCAGCAGAAGCTCCACCACCGGCGACGGTCCCCGCCGGGGGCTCTCCGACCTCGACCTCGACCTCCCCCGCGCCCGCGCCGGCGTCAGCCCCCTCGCCACCTCCTCCCTCAGCGCCGAAAAGAACCCTTGCTTCTTCTCCATCCGGCCTTCCCCCTCGTCCAAAACCCTAAAAGAGGGAGAGAGATAGTAGAAGAAGACCACGAGGCGAACGGACTCTTCTAAGGGAGCGAAGACTCGGGCCAAACTCCACCAAGGAGCTACGAGTGTTTTGCGGCGTAGAGGTCGCACGAAGCCGCCAAGGAAGACGGGGAGGGACCAAGACGTGATTATTAATCCGACCAAGGAGTGGACTTGAAgacggaggagaagaagaagaatgggaaAGAGACGGGGCAGAGCGCGTGACTGCGGCTGTCCGAGGACGGAGGAAAAGGAAAGCGGAGGGAGGGATGGAAATGATACGAAAATAGAAGGGAGGGGTTTAACTGTAAAAAAGGAAGACGGCACAGAAGGACCgaaatagaaaaaagaagaaatagaGGAACCAAAACAGAATGTGGCCACCACTAGATGAGTAGCCCCTATAGATATGATGGGTCCCGTCGATACGCTCACCTCAGGTGGGGTTAACCTTGCCAACTCTCCACTCCGAATAATAATAGTCCCCAACATATTTTCCTATTTTATGGggctaaaaaaaaatatataaagagaGAATTAATATGCTTTTAGCAGCATCAAATTACTTAGGTGCAGATAATAAATACTAAGATATGGTCTACATTGTTTTTGTGTGTCATCGAAATGAGGAGATTTCATGAACTCAGCGAGTGAATATTCAGAAGACATTCCTCCGTGGCATCAGTGCATCGAGTCTCAGTACTATGTCGTCGGTCCAACAAAAAAAGTCTCGCTCACTGTTACGATGCTGTTTAAGCATCAGCGCGTGATGGAGACAATGGTTTGAGGCGAAGCATCGGCACGAGCTGAGTGCTTCCACCGGTGAAACTTCCTGTTGTTCTTGGCGTCTGGCGTCTGATGACCGAGAAAACAGTGGGGGGCAATGGAGTAATGAATCACGATAGAGTTGCTTCGTGCAGAAAAGTGCTACGTCGTCTCCACTCGGCACGGCCGGTGAAGGAAGAAGATGTTAGAGACGGCAGCGAAGTGTTTTGCTCCTTCATACGCAGCTTTACGTAGTTTAGATGCATTCTCTGCATGGAATGCGGAGATAGCTGTCGACGTAACACGCAGCGATGGGTGCTCGACTGTCGTCGAAAGACGAAGATGAAGTCGTTGTTTGGACAGGCATGGCCAGCAATTGGTCCAAACTTTCGAGTCATCGATCGACCTTATTATGCCTGGTTTCAAGTGAGAGTAGCGCTCGGTTACATCAAGGACAAAGGAAGCAATGGAGCTTTCAGATATGCTGCTGTCACGAAGGCCAGCAGGCAGGTGAGATGGTGGCTCTCGGGGGGCATGTAGCTCTATCTACATCGGGTGAAAACTCAGTGGAGCCAACCAGAATGACATCCATCGCTTGCTCCATCTACAAACCATTTGGTGGTCCATTCGTACCAACAAGGGTGCAGTCAGCAAAAGGTCACCTCTTCCCTCGGCCATCACAAATCAATTCTATGTTTGCAGTGGCAGTGCAGGTTAATCAAATGGCTCTTTGTTCCTAACTTCAATTCCTGGGAGAAATAGGGAGCTTGTGTTCATGCATTTACTCCTGTAGTGGTCCTTCAGAATGCATCAAAAAGCACAACTCTACAACAGCATAAAACCCGAAGAAACAACAAGCCATAATGGACAAGTTGCATAAGGGTTTTTGTGCTGCTTTCCAACTGGCTCCCTCCTTCACTTAAAAGCAGTACTTtacttatctctctctctctctctcagtgtcATCCTTCCAAGAACGAGTAATCCATGGATGGGGCCACAGCTAACCAAATTAGATCCAGCTTCAGCGGACGAGTAATCCAACttctcgatgatgatgatgatgatgatcgtcTCAGAGTCTCTGGTTCATGAAGTTAAGATAGGAAGATCGACGTACATCCATCAGAGGAGGGGAGAAGATAAGGCGTGCATGGCGTCGCTCACCGTGCTTGGACCAGCACGGCCTTCCTCCCTTTGCAGCACATGCAGAGTTCACCCTGGTTGGTGGGGGAAACGGATCTGATTCCGACAGCGTTCCAGCGTCACATGAGATCACTGTGCTCGCCCTTCCCCTCTCCTTTACCCTTGTACTGTTTTgccgtcggttccatcgacaggAGGGTCTGCAGGGAAAGCAAAAGAACTCAAAGAGCATGGAGCGCAGGAGCTTGCATGACTGCGAGCACCGTAAGCTGCACGTCGCAGTCGTGTTACACCACTGTGTGCTTTTATGATGCTTGGAGTTGAAGCGTCACAAAGTTCTTCTACTTGGCTCTTCTGGAGTGTGGTGCAAGTAAGATCGTAGAAGGGATGTACTCCTGGTCGGGAAAAGGAAGAAGACGATGGAGTAATTTTGCCCATTCACGGTGGGTGAGTGAATCTCCAGCTCGAAGAGGTACCATTAATTACCTGCGACCATATGCTTTTGTCGCCGAGCAACGAGCAGAAAGCCATCCGCAGaacaggagagggagagagagagagagagagtcttcgattcatatatctctctctctctctctctgtatacaGATATCTAACGTGCCACGAATTCTTCCTTATCGTCGTATTATTTTCTTGAGTCGTTGCGGTTCATCGAGAGGAAATGATGAGTTCATAGACTTTTTATTCTTGTGAATCGATGGCGAATCTGCGTACAGATCCTTTTGCAGAAGTTTGCATCGGTAGAGGAGACTTCGCTGTGGGTGTGCATGACGAGCATCTCCCCATCTTTTTGACAGTAAAGGGCATCGTCCTTAATCCTTTTTCTATCATCTCGAAACATTCCGCACACACCAAACCAGACAAAGATTCCTCCTCTCCTCGCTTGGGCACAGCTCTGACCGACGGACAGAGCTCGGCAGCGAAGGACGCGTCAGTAATGGCGTCTTTCGTCGCGGTCAAACTTGTGTTCTCTCCAGCTGTCTGTCAGCGGTTGGTGGCGTCAGAGACGAACGTTTCCCCGCAGTGAGTCCGGACGCAAACTGGAGTGCCCTACCACCGTATGTGTATGTGTAAGGCAGCCGTCTGATGGTCGAAGAACCAAGTCATTTGGAGTGCAAACGAGGGCAGCCCAAGCCCAAGAAATCTTGACTGCAGATGTGGAAGGCAGGCTGATGACCACCATTTATTTATTGGGAAGCCCCTCCATTCTCCTTACGAGATCTTCTCCTCAAGGAAGGCGACCgcggaaccctaaccctaataaCTAGGTCAAAAGGTTACTTCCCGAGACCTTCAATATATACCAACAGTGGTATGTGTTTCTGTCGTTCAATATGGCTTTAATCGACATTCTAAAGTTGCCAACTTGGACGCAATATAACGCGAAAATAAACATGTAGATGGTTTTGAGGCATCGATACATGAACATTTATATGCTTCCCATTTCATTCCATTAATGTATAGAATTTTAGCTTTCTAAGAGAAACGTTAAGCTTCCATTTATCCAAAATGAAAATGCCGAACATCCGTGAAACAAAGAAAGCGGCGACTCCATCTGAAAAAAACAATTGAGTCGAAAGCTTCGATTCATCAAGAAATTGAAAGCACGTATTGCACAACGTAATCCACAACTTGTTGATGGCATCATAACCATCATGACAACCACTGGTTTCGCACATCGCAGCAACTGAAACAATATAATATGCGGCAAGAAGATTCATTCATTAATAGGATTAAACATAAAACAACGGCAGCAGGTAAGCAGAACCATAACCCCACTGCATTATACAATGAACATTAATTATTGTCCACATGATCGATCGATCTACCGTGGACTAATGTCAACCCTCATTTTATTGCTTAGGTGATCTTGCTCGCTTTGGACGCCGCGGGCTACAGAATCACCTTTGACTACGTACGTATCCTCTCCGTGGGAACTGATACGTATGCCACCCTCTTGAAAAGACGATTGGGATGACGGTTGACCTCTACGTCAAGATAGTTATTGCAGCTTCACAACTAAAAAGAGCGGCAGAatgcaagtctttcatggcaagacGACAGGCTTTATGTCCCAGATGTCCTTTGCATACTCATGAATTGTCCGATCGCTGCTAAATTTGTAGGAGCCAGCTGTGTTTAAGATTGACATTTTTGTCCATCTCTGTGAAAAACCAGTTCACAACTCTTCAGTAATAACATATATAAGGGTTGATAAGCTACGTTCTTACTTCATAACAACACCAATTTCTGTAAATGTTAAAGGTAGATTTTTgcacaaaaaacacaaaaaaagggGTTTCAGGTATGACTAAAACACTAAAATGCAATGCAtataaaaaatagtataatcccccaaaagagagagagagagagataggcatAATCCCCCAAGAGAAAAGCCAGGACAAAGAGGGGCTTAAATAGTGTTGTTTCGGACATTATTTTTCTCACAAGATAGGGTAAACTATCAAGGATGTGTGTCTTGAATTTTTGTATAGATACTAGCTTTGGATGAACATTTGTGAGAACATCAAGGTGGATGCTGGGTAAGGTGAAAAGTAGGAACAAGGAATGCCGATACAAGAGGCTCCATGGGACCACAGTAATAAAAGGCTCGAGTTTCTACAGGGGAGGAGCTTGGGAATTAAAAATTATGAAGGCTTGAACTGATAAGTTTTGACAGAATTACCATTGTGTTGGTGATCATGTACTATAGGTATTTATGCTGCTGGATATAAGTAATTCGTTCGGTCTTCATATATCATGTATTGTCACATTAGTACAGCAATTGGTGTGAACAATAGGATGTGCGActgacatgcatatatatatttataagaaaTGTTGAAAAGTCTTTAAAACTAGTGATGCTTACCTTTTGGTCTTGATATGCCTCATCAACCTTCTCTTGGCACTCAAGGTAGCTGGGGAAATCCTTGCCAACAAGAAAATAATCTGCACGACCAAATCCTTCGTTCCCTTCCAAGGATCCCATCAACTCGTCATAATCACCAGGTCCAAAGACACCACTACAGACAAATTTCTTGACCTCTTCAAATCGTGGGTCTGGCACAAACTGTCCACAAACGGAAACAAGCAAGAATGTTCAACAAGTTGAATAGTATTGGTCCAGCTCTAGATGAAATATATTTACCTTTCCTTCTGCTCTTTCTGTTCTTAAATCAGCAATTTCATGTGCACGAGCACCAAAGagaaaaaagttgtcttctccgaCTTCTTCTCTTATTTCAACATTGGCTCCGTCCAAGGTTCCAATCAGAATACAGCcattcattgcaaatttcatattGCTAGTTCCACTTGCTTCCATCCCGGCGGTACTATCCAGAAAAGATTAAGAGCATCTTGAGTTGAAGGAAATTCACAAACTATAGCATAGGTTACTAAATTATCTAACAATACCAAGAGATTTAGCTCCAAAATCAAACAACTCAACCGCTGGTCCTACTATCGCTTGCAACTATAAATGATACAAATGTGGCGTGTCCACATTCATAACCTTTGTTAAGAAATAGGCATAATAATTTATGATTGCTTGAAACTTTTCTCCCACTCATttgttaaaatcatatatcataaaGTGAATTGGATTAATGCAAATCTTTGTCAAATTAAATGAAGGTTATAAATCACCTGATATGTTGAGATAATTCACTAGCCGGTATAAGCATCTCAGCAACACTGACATTATAATCGGGAATGAAAACAACCTGGACAAAGAAACAAAATTGTTACTGATCACGAATCCAGGATTTATTTTTCACCTGACCCTGGATTAGTAGATAAGAAGAAAATAACCAAACGAGAGATGTCAGAATCTCAAGCCAGGAAActgactttttattttttttcttgaagaCATGAAATTATGGAGAAGAATGATTTTCCAGCTCCAAACAACTAAGcagtaagcaatagatgaaaaatTGAATTCAGTTAGGATTAGAGATATCTATAGGCTAGATATACCTTCAGTAGATCTCCAATATCTGGATCATGATTTATTGTAGCCCCAACATCAGTGATAAACTTTACTATTCTCTTCGCCTGTACATATGTCGCAAAGGCTTTACCACCAAATATGCAGACCCTAGGAACAAAACTGGATATTCTGTCTTCTGCagtcatttctttcatttttttgtaGCGGTAGACAATTCCTAGGATATTTAACAGTTGACGCTTATATTCATGGATCCGTTTTACCTGATAAAATATGATACAGCTAAGCCAATTAGAACTGGAAGAATTGCTAGCAGTTACAGAGATGTTGTATTCTGAACAAACCTGAATATCAAACATCGAATCTGGGCTGACAATATAGCCTGTTCTCTGTCTTATGAGTGAAACAACCTTCATTTTGTTGCTTTTTTTAGCAGCTCTCCACTCCGAATGGAGATCCTCATCGTCAGCAAACTGTCAGAAATTGTACTCATATGTCAGATAAtgtaaagaaaaatgaaaaatgatGGTTCAACAATATCTGCAGAATCCCCTGGACAAAGATTAATTGTTGGATGATTCACAACAACTAGAGCACCAATTCAAGACCAAAATCATAGCATCTGTGATGGTACAGTTCTGaacagagaggaagaagaaagtgtTCCCATCACAAATTGATGGAAAacgatgtatatataaatatgcttCAAAAATCTGAAAACTAAATATGAAACAAGAACAGAGAAAAAAGGGTTTGCAGAATCTGAGAAGCTAACTGAAGGAAATGAAACAGAATGTTGAAGAAATAACAAGCAGATAAAAGTTGAAACAAGTTACAGAAGGATTTAAAAGAATGTGGTGATTATGCAAATGTCTCTGTCAACAGCAAGTAAATTAGATGAGCATGGAAAGGATGATACAAACAAGAGTCATGGCTCCATGAAAAGGAGATATGTGAATTCCAGAAGCTAGAGACTAGTTATTTTCCCACCAGGCTCAAATTCAGAATAGATATCTGATGAGTACATATTAGTGAGCTGGCAAAATGTTTAGCAAAAGAAAGCCAAGTTTAATTAAGCCAGCTACAATTACCTTTCTAAGTTCTTCGAGTTTCTCAGTGTTCAGAACCCAATCATCCGTACCAATCCACTTAGTTAATATACTACTGAGTTCAGGATTGCAAAACCTAATCCAGCGGCGAGGAGTCACACCATTTGTTTTGTTTTGAAACTTTTCAGGCCATAACTGCAATAAAAATGACAATGCTCATTTATGTCATCAGTTGCATGTTCCATCCAAATAGACAAGCAATAGAAACAAGCAAAAACCAGCAAGTGTGATTGAGTTACCATAGTGGCATCAGCTGACTtgcaacaataaaaaatattgaaacaATAAACTTACAATATTTACCTTGTAGAAACTGTTGAAAACATCTTGTTTAACAATCTCACTATGAATTTCAGCAACCCCGTTCACCCCATGTCCGCCGACAACACAAAGATTAGCCATACGAATCATCTTAGGTAATTTTGGATTTGACTTCCAAAAGGATGGCTCTTCACCTTCAGAATCCTCTTCCTCTGGTTCAACTTCCTCAAACTCAGCTTTTTCATCCAGGAGCACACCAG
The DNA window shown above is from Musa acuminata AAA Group cultivar baxijiao chromosome BXJ2-4, Cavendish_Baxijiao_AAA, whole genome shotgun sequence and carries:
- the LOC135611325 gene encoding uncharacterized protein LOC135611325, which codes for MEKKQGFFSALREEVARGLTPARARGRSRSRSESPRRGPSPVVELLLLPRRRWRRRGMVGGPAVPRSGSLAPLMEGPDSGEGEGDEARKERGWGQWVKGQLSRAPSVSTSAAASCRPSDLRLLLGVMAAPLAPIHVCSTDPLPHLSIKDTPIETSSAQYILQQYTAASGGLKLLSSVRNAYAMGKVRMVATELEMATKIVRKRNASRDAESGSFVLWQMAPDMWYVELAAGGSKVRAGCNGKLVWRHTPWLGAHAAKGPVRPLRRALQGLDPLTTASMFANARCIGEKKVNGEDCFILKLCADPQTFRARSEGPAEVIRHVLFGYFSQRTGLLIHIEDSHLTRIQASAGGDAAYWETSINSFIDDYRPVDGMMIAHSGHSVVTLFRFGEVAMSHTKTRMEEAWTIEEVAFNVPGLSMDCFIPPADIKRGSISEACELPQGERGENTVAGNRRAKVAALEKSHDGADGNIVWRVEV